The nucleotide window CCGGCTCATCGAGCGGCGGAGCACCCCCTCGAGGGATGCCGGCACGTCGCTGCGGCCGGTCGGCGGCGGGTCGCCGCGCCGAACGCGTGCGATGAGGGCGGCCGAGGAGTTGTCGAGCTCCGGGCCTTCGAAGGGGCTGCGGCCGGCCAGCAGCGAGTAGGCGGTCGCACCGAGCGACCACACCTCGCTGGCGATCGTGCCCGAGACGTCGCCGCGCAGCACTTCGGGGGCCGACCACGGGATCGACAGGCCGAGCGAATCGCTCACATCGGTCTCGTCGATCGTGGCCGCGATGCCGAAGTCGCCGAGCACGGGATGGCCGAAGGCGGTCGTGAGGATGTTCGAGGGTTTGATGTCGCGGTGCAGCACGCCGTTGCGATGCGCGGTCTCGACGGCGGCGGCGATGCGGATCGTGGTCGCCAGGGCCGCGGTGACGGGCAGCGGTTCGGTGCGGAACCGCTGGGCGGGGCCCGCCACGCAGTGCTCCATGACGAGGTACGGGCGGCCGTCCGCAGAGACCCCCGCCTGGTGCACGGTGAGCACCGAGGGGTGCGCCGAGAGCTGCGCGGAGAGATCGGCCTCGGCGCGGAAGGCGGCTCGTACCTCTTCGCTGACGATGTCGGCGAGCATGACCTTGACCGCGACGAGACGGCGCGGAAAGTTCTCCTCGTACAGGAAGACGTCGGCGAAACCGCCCGATCCGAGCACCCGCACGAAGGTGAAGCCGGGCAGCGTCGGCGGGGCCGACGGGAGTCTGGCGGTCATCGTCACCCCGCAGGGTCCGGGCGGCGCACCTTCAGCACATCGACGACCACGACGGTGATGTTGTCGCGGCCGCCGTTGCCGAGCGCGGCGTCGACGAGCGCCTTCACGGCGGCGTCGGCCTTCGGGTTCTCGAGCAGGAAGTGGCGGATGCCGTAGGAGGTGAGCTCCTTGGTCAGCCCGTCGGAGCAGGCGAGCAGGCGCATGCCCTCGGCGATCTCGACGGCGCGGTAGTCGGGCGCGGGCACCTCGTGGAAGCCCACGGCACGGGTGATGACGTTCGAATGCGGGTGCGTGTCGGCTTCCTCGCGGGTGATCTGCCCGGCGTCGACGAGTTCCTGCACGATCGAATGGTCGACGGTGAGCTGGTCGAGCACGCCGCTCTCGAGCCGGTAGACGCGCGAGTCGCCGATGTTGAAGATGAGCCAGGCCGCTTCGTCCCCGATCATTCCGACGGCCGCGCCCGTGACGGTCGTGCCGCTGCCCTCGTCGGTGACGCCGGTGCTGCGGCCCATGTCGGTGACGGCCAGCCGCAGCGCCGAGTCGATCTCGGTCGTGCCGACGATGTCCCGGCCGCCGTGCTCGGCGAGGCGGGTGACGACGGCGGCGCTTGCGAAATCGCCGGCGGCGTGCCCGCCCATGCCGTCGGCGACGGCGAAGATCGGCCATTGGGCGATGTAGGAGTCTTCGTTGACCTCGCGCCGGAGGCCGACATCGGTCATCGCCGCCCAGGCGAGTTCGAGCTCCGTGCCGTCCGGCAGGGTGACGGTGTGCCCCGTGTTTCCGTGGCCGATCTGCGTCATCGCATCGGCTTCTTCGAGCGGGCTGGGGTCACGCGGGGCGCTCCTCGTGGTTCGGCAGGATCTCGACGATCGTATCGTCTCCGAGCTGAAGTCGCGTGCCCGCTTCGATGACACGTGGTTCGCCGGGGCGGATGCGGGTGCGCAGCCCGCCCCGGATGAGGGTCGTGCCGTTGGCCGAATCGAGGTCGTCGGCGACGATCCGGGTGCCCTCGCGGCGCAGTTCGAGGTGCGTGCCCGAGACCGTCGCGGCCGCGGGGACGGTGAGGACGAGGGTGTCCTCGCGCTGGATGCGCGCGCGGCGCGGGGCCCGGCCGATCCGCACGGTGCCTTCGAGCAGGCGCACGGGGCCGTCGTCGATGCGGTATCGCACGGGCCTGGCCGTCCGCGGTGCGGGCGAGGCCGGTGCTTCGGCGGCAGCGGGCGGGGCGAGGGGTCGCTCGGCGGCCCAGTCGACGAGGTCTGCATCGACGGCGACGCCCGGGCCGATCGGCCGGGCTCCCTCCGGTGGATGCCCCGGCCCCCCGCCGTCGGCGGCCTCGCCGCCGGGGTGCGCGCCGGCATCCGCTCCGCGCATGATGCGGAAACCGTCGACGGCGGCGAACTCGGCGAGGTGGAACGGGACGATGCCGCCCGAGGTGAACCGCCGCAGCCGTTCGCCGCGGAGCTCGACGACGAGATCGCCGCGGGCCACCACGGTGAAGGCATCCGTCCGTCCGCTCTCGCGGATGACGACGGCGAACGCGCCGACCGCATCGGCACCGGCCGTCGGCAGGGCGGCCATGAGCCGCTCGAGTCGCACGGCCGCGCCCGACGCCGCCGCATCGACGAGCGCTGCGAGCACCGTCGGCGACACGGGCGAGCCCACGGCCGCGACGAAGCTGCGGCCCGCGACGACGTGCAGGCCGCTGCCCGTACGCCCGCGCAGCACTCCCGCTTCCATGACGGCAAGTCTCGCACGCCGACGGCCGCGCCGCGTGCGACCGCGTGGATCGGGCGGCCGGGTCGCCGCCGGCGCGGCTCAGGCGGCCCGTCCGTGCTCGCCGGCGGCGGCCGTGGCGGCGAAGGCCCATTCGGGCATCATCCCGCGTCCGAGCATCGCGTGCAGCAGACGGGCCATCCCGTAGCCGGGATCGGCGGCGAGGGCCCGGTCGACGAAGACGCCGGCGGCGCTGCCGCGTCCGAGGCTCCAGGCGAGCCACGCGAGCACCGTTCCGACGGCGGCCCGGTCCGCACGCGGCGCATGCGCGGCGATATCGGCGAGTCGTGCAATGGCCCGTTCGATGCGGTCGGGGTCGGGCCGCGTGGTCGCCGTGCCGCGGAACAGGCTCGACAGACGGACGGTGACGGGGTGGTCCCGCAGTGCGACGACTGCGTCGTCGAAGGCCTCCCCCGTGTATTCGGCCCGTTCGTGGATGCGGGCGCCGTCGAGGAGGGAGAGTTCGCCGATCCTCGCGCCGAAGGCGATCTGCAGGGTCAGGGCGTCGCGCACGGCGGGAGAGGCGAGATGGGCGAGCAGCAGGGCGTCTTCGTCGAGTCGGGCTTCGGCGCGATCCGCATCCGCCTCCGCATCGGAGGGCCGGGTGTCGCCGACGAGCAAGGCCTCCACGAGCGCGATCGGGTCGAAACGGCCGCCCGGCAGCGCGCGCAGCCGCTCGGCGTTCGTCAGCCCGGCGACCTCCGCACGGAGCTCATCGCCGAGGCGACGCCGGCGGACGGCGAGGCTGCGTGCGCGATCGCGGTCGCGAGGCGGCAGCTCGGCCAGCCGGGTGACCTCGTGCAGGGCGCCGGGGACGGGCGGTGCGGCCGCGGCCGCCTCGCTCTCCTCGATCAGCGACATCGGCCGGCCGCCGGCCGGGAGCTCCTCGTCGAACACGGA belongs to Agromyces archimandritae and includes:
- a CDS encoding DUF4192 family protein yields the protein MSITLTAHRSHDLLALVPSLAGFRPRDCIVFLAFSGTAAVAAFRAPLPRGERADRDAVAALAVGMLSRMPGIDGVLPIVYTNRAFGRGCRPPRASLCEFLGGRLEQAGFAVRDAFVLARDGWGSVFDEELPAGGRPMSLIEESEAAAAAPPVPGALHEVTRLAELPPRDRDRARSLAVRRRRLGDELRAEVAGLTNAERLRALPGGRFDPIALVEALLVGDTRPSDAEADADRAEARLDEDALLLAHLASPAVRDALTLQIAFGARIGELSLLDGARIHERAEYTGEAFDDAVVALRDHPVTVRLSSLFRGTATTRPDPDRIERAIARLADIAAHAPRADRAAVGTVLAWLAWSLGRGSAAGVFVDRALAADPGYGMARLLHAMLGRGMMPEWAFAATAAAGEHGRAA
- a CDS encoding FHA domain-containing protein, with the translated sequence MEAGVLRGRTGSGLHVVAGRSFVAAVGSPVSPTVLAALVDAAASGAAVRLERLMAALPTAGADAVGAFAVVIRESGRTDAFTVVARGDLVVELRGERLRRFTSGGIVPFHLAEFAAVDGFRIMRGADAGAHPGGEAADGGGPGHPPEGARPIGPGVAVDADLVDWAAERPLAPPAAAEAPASPAPRTARPVRYRIDDGPVRLLEGTVRIGRAPRRARIQREDTLVLTVPAAATVSGTHLELRREGTRIVADDLDSANGTTLIRGGLRTRIRPGEPRVIEAGTRLQLGDDTIVEILPNHEERPA
- a CDS encoding PP2C family protein-serine/threonine phosphatase, with the translated sequence MTQIGHGNTGHTVTLPDGTELELAWAAMTDVGLRREVNEDSYIAQWPIFAVADGMGGHAAGDFASAAVVTRLAEHGGRDIVGTTEIDSALRLAVTDMGRSTGVTDEGSGTTVTGAAVGMIGDEAAWLIFNIGDSRVYRLESGVLDQLTVDHSIVQELVDAGQITREEADTHPHSNVITRAVGFHEVPAPDYRAVEIAEGMRLLACSDGLTKELTSYGIRHFLLENPKADAAVKALVDAALGNGGRDNITVVVVDVLKVRRPDPAG
- a CDS encoding serine/threonine-protein kinase; protein product: MTARLPSAPPTLPGFTFVRVLGSGGFADVFLYEENFPRRLVAVKVMLADIVSEEVRAAFRAEADLSAQLSAHPSVLTVHQAGVSADGRPYLVMEHCVAGPAQRFRTEPLPVTAALATTIRIAAAVETAHRNGVLHRDIKPSNILTTAFGHPVLGDFGIAATIDETDVSDSLGLSIPWSAPEVLRGDVSGTIASEVWSLGATAYSLLAGRSPFEGPELDNSSAALIARVRRGDPPPTGRSDVPASLEGVLRRSMSRVPDERYPGALAFLRDLQAVEVELGLEPTVAELAIGEWIEDVAGDRDDPTVRSVADAVPAGGASRTPRSPVRMPRKGPKQATPVPDTSRMPLSAVRRRRNAPLWISVGLAAALLIGAVGGALLVGAAAELDLPAMAGLIGDRG